A stretch of DNA from Bernardetia sp.:
GATGACTTTACTTATAGTTGCTTGGTCTCCTTCAAAGATTCTCATTTCTATATCAATAGAATCATTTTCTACTCTTACCTCAATAGGCTGAATATTGAAGAATAAATATCCATCATCCATATACAGAGAAGTAATATCTAAACCTGTTGGGTTATACGACATACGTTTCTGTAAATCTTCTGGGTTGTAAACATCTCCTTTTCTGATACCTAAAACTGAACTCAAAAGTGTATCTGAATGAATATAGTTACCCGACCAAGTAATATTTCTATAATGATATTTATTTCCTTCGTTTACAGTCAATTTAATTTTGACATTGTCTCCTTCTTTCTTGACTGTATCCGAAATAACATAAGCATCTCGGTAACCTTGTTTGTTGTAGTAAGCAATAAGAGATTGTTTGTCGTTTTTAAATTCTTTAGGGATAAACTTAGAAGAGCGAAATATATTCCACGCTACAAACTCCTTTGTTTTTTTCATTTTACGCTTTAACTTCTTATCTGCAATCGCCTCGTTGCCTTCAATTTCAATATCTTCTATTCTTACTTTCTTGCCTTTATCTACATCGATTTCTAATCTAATACTGTTGGCTAGTGTAGTATCTTTTTTCTGAACGATATTTACCTTGATATTATTAAAGCCTTTTTGAATGTAGTGTTGTTTAATGGCAACTTCTGTATTTTTGATAATAACATCGTTTACAATACGTCCACGCACGAGCGTTACTTTGTCTTTCAACGTATTCTGTTGTCCTTTTGGAATACCTGTAAAATCAAAACGAGATAACCTTGGTCGTTCGGTCAAGATAAGTTTTAGAAATATTTTTTCTCCCTCTACTTTATCTACTTCAATACTCACATCTCCTAGAAGTCCTTGTTTCCAAAGTTTACGAATAGCAAGTCCGATAGTCTCTCCTGGAACGATTATTTTGTCTCCAATACGTAATCCTGTAAGTGAAATGAGTGCATTTGGGTCAAGATAGCTTGCTCCTTCTACACTAATTCCTCCAATAGTATATTCTTTAGGGTTTGCATAATCAAAATCTTTCTTAGAAGAAGTTCCAAAACTGCCTAATCCTTTAAACGGTGTAGTTTGGGCAACAACTGAAATTACATTTCCGAAGAATAAAGAGAAAAACAATAAAGAAAAAACAATACCTTTCGTAATGTTTTTTTCTGATAGAGAATGAATAAATTTATTATGAGAATACATAGATTCAAACAAGGATAATGAATGAGTAGAATAGCGTAGCTTTTTCATAAACTAAATGATGCAAAACCTAGTGATAGATTCTGCCAATTTTATATTTTCTTTTAATCTAAAGATTGATATTTTATTTTCTTATTAAAACTTGTTGTCGTTGTTTTAAATTTGGTCTTCTGTTTTTCCAAAACGCCTTTCTCTATTCTGATAACTAAGAAAAGCCTCAAACAAATGTACTTTTCTGAAATCAGGCCACAACACGTCTAAAAAAGCAAGTTCGGAGTAGGCTAACTGCCAAAGCAAGAAGTTACTAATTCGCATCTCACCACTTGTACGAATCATAAGTTCTGGGTCTGGAATAGATGTAGTGTAAAGATGTTTGGCTATCAGTTCTTCATCTATTTGGCTTGCCTTAATTTCTCCTTGCTCTACTTTTTGAGCAATTTTTTGAATCGCTGTTTTCATTTCTGTACGCCCACTATAACTTAGAGCCAGTGTCAAGACCAGTGTGTCGTTATGTGCCGTTTTGGCAATAGATTCATCAAGTTGTAGCTGACATTTATTAGGAAGTGAAGCTAGTTCACCAATCGCTCCTAGTTTTACACCTTTTTCGCTCAATTCCTTTACTTCACTTCGCAATGTTGAAACCAAAAGTTGCATCAAGCTATTTACCTCATCGGCTGGGCGTTGCCAGTTTTCAGTAGAAAATGTATAAAGTGTAAGGTATTTTACTCCCATTTCCACACATCCTTCTATCGCTTCTCTGACAGCTTTTACAGCATTCTTGTGTCCAAAAACTCTAGAAAAACCTCGTTGTTTTGCCCATCTTCCATTACCATCCATAATAAGCGCAACGTGAGAAGGTATCCGATTTTTATCTAATAGTTCCTTTACCTCTTCTTTCGTACGAGAAGAAGTTGGAACGAGTGCTGTAAAATTTTCTACTTTTTCTGGTTTCATAATGTACTTCCCTTCTGATGCTCAAATCGTATTTAATAGATTATAATTTCAAACAAAAAACTGTTTTGTTTGTATTTTTTAGATTCAAGCTATTTCAATTTGGGGCGCAAGTTACGAAAAGATTAGCCAAATTCAGTTTTATATCTTCTTAAAACCTTCAAAAAAGGTATTTATAATGATAAATAACCAAATTAATTTAAAATTCTTTTTAAGAATCTCGTAATCAAAAACTTAGACAACTGGTAGAAAGACGAAGCTAAAGGGGGAAGTGTCGCAGAAAGTTTGGCAAGTCTTTTATTAAAAAATGTAAAACAGGAGTTCAATAGACAGTGTGCCTGTTTAGGTTCTGATGCCTACCACCACTACATCATCGGTTTGGCGAGTTATTTTTTTCCAGTTTTCAAATGCCGAATATATTTCTGTTTGCATTTGAAACATAGATATGGAATGGCGTTCGTTGAGAAGCTGTCTAAAACGACGACTACCAAATTTTTTATCATTCTTTCCTCCAAACTGGTCGGTATAACCATCTGAAAATAGATAAAAATGAGTGTTTTTTACATAATCAAAGGTATTGATAGTAAATACTTTTGTTTTTTTTCTTCTTTCTCCTCCTAGAGCAGCACGACTACCTTTAATCACTTGGATATGTTCATCATTTGGAGTTCTATAATACAAAGGACGGTTTGCTCCTGCATAATGCACCTTTTTGCTTTCTTCATCAAAAACAAGTATTGAAGCATCCATTCCCTCTCTTACTTTTACAGCCTTGCTACTATCAGTATGTTGTGAGGAGGTAAATGCCTCTGTAATTCCTTCATCTAAGGCTTCTAAAATGTTATGAGGCAAGACTACTTTTTCTTTCTCTATAATTCGCTCTAAAAGAAAATAACCCACAATAGTCATAATAGCTCCTGGAACGCCATGTCCTGTACAATCTGCCACAACCATCACTTTATATTTTTTTGTATCTAATTCTATATTTCTAAACCAATAGAAATCGCCACTGATAATATCTTTTGCCTTATAAAAAACAAAGGCTTCTTCAAAATTAGACTTTAACAAGGATGGGTCTGGCAAAAGAGCAAGTTGTAACCTTTCAGCAGTACGAACACTTGATTGAATGTCAGCAAATAATTGTTCGACCTGTACACGCTGTTCTTTTATCTTTTCACTTTGGGCTTCTAATTCATGAGAGTATTGTGTTACAATCTGATTTTGTTGAACAAGTTCCTCATTGTAAGTTTCTATATCTCTCTGAACTTTAGTTACTTTATCCAAATTGCGTCCAGCAAACCCAAAAGCTATACCCAAAAAAATGGGCGCACTATCAATAATGAAATGTAAAGGATTTAAAGAATGCACACTTACCAACCCATTCCAACTAATGGGCAATTCTTTTAGAAATATACCATCAAAAAGTAGAGCAAAAATAGGAAAGCAAAAACCAAAACCTATACCAAATAAAGCATATTCGAGTGTATATGATTTTTGTAATGATAATTTCATTTATAAGGTAAAAGTAACGTAATAACAGAAATAAGCAATTTTGAATAGGAACTAGCCTATTAAAGTACGAATTTTTCACTTAAAATGTTAATTTTTTTCGATTTTAATCATCATCTAACTTCCTAAATCTATATTGATATCTTCAAATTCCCAGTTGGGTTTGACTTCAATTTCTCTGTTTAAGTTTATGACAGGTTCAGGCAATACTCTATTTTCAAAAT
This window harbors:
- a CDS encoding isoprenyl transferase — its product is MKPEKVENFTALVPTSSRTKEEVKELLDKNRIPSHVALIMDGNGRWAKQRGFSRVFGHKNAVKAVREAIEGCVEMGVKYLTLYTFSTENWQRPADEVNSLMQLLVSTLRSEVKELSEKGVKLGAIGELASLPNKCQLQLDESIAKTAHNDTLVLTLALSYSGRTEMKTAIQKIAQKVEQGEIKASQIDEELIAKHLYTTSIPDPELMIRTSGEMRISNFLLWQLAYSELAFLDVLWPDFRKVHLFEAFLSYQNRERRFGKTEDQI
- a CDS encoding PP2C family protein-serine/threonine phosphatase encodes the protein MKLSLQKSYTLEYALFGIGFGFCFPIFALLFDGIFLKELPISWNGLVSVHSLNPLHFIIDSAPIFLGIAFGFAGRNLDKVTKVQRDIETYNEELVQQNQIVTQYSHELEAQSEKIKEQRVQVEQLFADIQSSVRTAERLQLALLPDPSLLKSNFEEAFVFYKAKDIISGDFYWFRNIELDTKKYKVMVVADCTGHGVPGAIMTIVGYFLLERIIEKEKVVLPHNILEALDEGITEAFTSSQHTDSSKAVKVREGMDASILVFDEESKKVHYAGANRPLYYRTPNDEHIQVIKGSRAALGGERRKKTKVFTINTFDYVKNTHFYLFSDGYTDQFGGKNDKKFGSRRFRQLLNERHSISMFQMQTEIYSAFENWKKITRQTDDVVVVGIRT